The following proteins come from a genomic window of Leishmania major strain Friedlin complete genome, chromosome 3:
- a CDS encoding phosphate-Repressible Phosphate Permease-like protein (previous protein_id=AAM69016.1), with protein MIHPYLWIAVVGGFVGFLVACGNGANDLANAFGTSYGSRVLTMLQIVVIAAVCEFSGAVGLGSEVATTMSSGIAKLSTFEDDPYVLMYGFLCTLGATFIWLLVATLANLPVSSHHAVAGGIIGFALVYGGGDAVVWAGRKQAFPYVSGFVPIVISWFVSPLLAGLAAAVLYSMARFLLLERTFAVRLAPYLMPVVVLIVFFLEFIFIFLNAARNRLSWSSGHAAWMAIAVAASVAVLSLGLVPVMKRRIESIRVSGEKCGAEEGCDAVEAMRMKMTGARASSIRTFKTRRQAGEHLMAEKQRRKARKTPANLVKTEPIEEGSNEAEDARAAKKLGLASRLVYGAVVRDESSDVDSPLDENVNGAQGSSDEVDVAHETAIDPKFNYLKYDESGVRMFDPRAEYMFRMLQVVTAACTSLAHGSNDVSNAIGPYAAIYQVYRTGNVASAANVEVWLLCLGGAGIVVGLATFGLPIMRLLGEKLAVLTPVRGCAAEVATALVVSLASSYGIPVSSTHCITGAVLAISMVDIGFRRVCWALVLKMYVGWVFTLIVTAIISACFFAQGIAAPVPRGSR; from the coding sequence ATGATCCACCCGTATCTGTGGATCGCCGTCGTGGGCGGCTTCGTGGGCTTCCTCGTGGCgtgcggcaacggcgccaaCGACCTCGCCAACGCCTTCGGTACCAGCTACGGCTCACGCGTTCTCACGATGCTGCAgatcgtcgtcatcgccgccgtctgTGAGTTCTCCGGGGCCGTCGGACTCGGTAGCGAAGTGGCTACCACCATGTCCAGCGGCATCGCCAAGCTCTCCACCTTCGAGGACGACCCCTACGTGCTCATGTACGGCTTCCTCTGCACGCTCGGCGCGACTTTCATCTGGCTCCTGGTCGCCACGCTCGCCAACCTGCCCGTGTCGTCGcaccacgccgtcgccggcggcatcATCGGCTTCGCGCTGGtgtacggcggcggcgacgcggttgtGTGGGCCGGCCGCAAGCAGGCCTTCCCCTATGTCTCCGGCTTCGTGCCCATTGTCATCTCGTGGTTCGTCTCGCCCCTACTGGCCggccttgccgccgccgtcttaTACAGCATGGCCCGTTTCCTGCTCCTCGAGCGCACCTTCGCCGTCCGCCTCGCGCCCTACCTCATGCCCGTCGTCGTGCTCATCGTCTTCTTCCTCGAGTTCATCTTCATCTTCCTCAACGCTGCGAGGAACCGGCTGTCGTGGTCGTCTGGGCACGCTGCTTGGATGGCGATCGCCGTGGCCGCCAgtgtggcggtgctgtcgctggGGCTGGTCCCTGTGATGAAGCGCCGCATCGAGTCCATTCGCGTCTCAGGTGAGAAGTgcggcgcggaggagggctgCGATGCTGTGGAGGCGATGCGTATGAAGATGacgggcgcgcgcgcgtcgagCATCCGCACCTTCAAGACAAGGAGGCAGGCGGGCGAGCATCTCATggcggagaagcagcgccgcaaggCGCGCAAGACGCCGGCCAACCTTGTGAAGACCGAGCCCATCGAGGAGGGCAGcaacgaggcggaggacgcacgcgcagcgaaGAAGCTTGGCCTTGCGTCACGCCTGGTGtacggcgccgtcgtgcgcgACGAATCCTCGGATGTGGATAGCCCCCTCGACGAGAACGTCAACGGCGCGCAGGGTAGTAGCGACGAGGTCGATGTGGCTCACGAGACCGCGATCGATCCGAAATTCAACTATCTGAAGTACGACGAGAGCGGCGTGCGCATGTTCGACCCGCGCGCCGAGTACATGTTCCGCATGCTGCAGGTCGTCACTGCCGCCTGCACGTCGCTGGCGCACGGCTCCAACGATGTCAGCAACGCCATCGGCCCCTACGCTGCCATCTACCAGGTGTATAGAACCGGCAACgtggcgagcgcggcgaaCGTTGAGGTGTGGCTGTTGTGtctcggcggtgctggcatCGTGGTTGGGCTGGCCACCTTCGGGCTGCCCATCATGCGGTTGCTGGGCGAGAagctggcggtgctgacgccggtgcgcggctgcgcggctgaGGTGGCCACGGCGCTCGTCGTGTCGCTGGCGTCCTCCTACGGCATCCCTGTATCATCCACGCACTGCATCACTGGCGCCGTGTTGGCCATCTCCATGGTCGACATCGGCTTCCGCCGTGTGTGCTGGGCTCTGGTGCTGAAGATGTACGTCGGTTGGGTCTTCACGCTGATCGTCACCGCCATCATCTCCGCCTGCTTCTTCGCGCAGGGCATCGCCGCACCGGTGCCACGTGGCAGCCGCTAA
- a CDS encoding conserved hypothetical protein (previous protein_id=AAM69015.2): MEVCGQKRVAATALNAVQVDAVAALHADSTIPRARKEDKESCSNSHASAKCAQPPYTRRSGGGSSADGDDSAPDKRADGKDNGEEDEEDFVVDELDLYCSTPALLYQSPVADITWSDAAADLYRSSAKAAVSAAPPAGRRAVAALSSACAPSSSASSTVSCKPCGRDTPVDESHHRDGDGPSGEPSVVSGEEGSEAGDRRVAGAPSHPQTAASAYLRGADDAGPTASFGGRDAAAPTVSSSRDNGASSGQSDGVAGQARASVEAKAKRSAKRDNYGANADADVCSPTPSPSRPASARVSSSSSTRRQGWSVNSDHGRGGGKHGAGDHGGSGGVASMSQGVAAKSTPTATVDAQALSTPLLRLSAAVTTATLPPVRQASEAEAGPYMPPLMDEFDGELLQLIKAYYTRKQSTAAAATPLYPLPPPHAAASSSSTFPSTYCAGHALNRMQSGCSSGSAGGSGGSRLAETAAVAEKRESGSGSDALHNLRRPLLSADDRHASSGLLRDPFAAPHAAGTAAVRDKASERGPQELRGRHPGDPPSSYVIGPSDDAARDSAAAAGLRPGEDVLHRPPCRGMSRVCVHGDSTCVSFGAAAATVAAASFSQQQHPSTTAATLYNPMTLGEAGRGQHRAAAANGAAILAEGAATLHHQTRSGTNISGGGGAGGALSGGITSGLSALSSLPSYSSTSFVRAYVSDMSLSLQPAIIVSALTAAFNIIVVYFLQQHVLDTRDHLGLFLIGSYMTFASYYMIYYFLERFSDSFRRIASQDKKFYIIGNLIKAGILISITPFACVHLVKIIVFEEWESNILRNLGCIYAIPDFISMVIVRRMRWSTWVHHACVVLFNYFSIMNNYQHENVCRCVVVYAAFSSFAYCVNVLLASRFLGVSVNVARVLSFVALVVYALCCAVNWAWQVYYLRRLLISGHDHWTVYVYMLLISLVMWDDIVLNSWLLHHARNNAYVASQHLQQQQQRTRQQQQQPSPASSRLTSARVSQRPSPLYRSQDTRAVYMAPPLPPTGLPPRAP, translated from the coding sequence ATGGAGGTGTGCGGACAGAAAAgggtggcagcgacggcatTGAATGCAGTGCAAGTGGACGCtgtcgcagcgctgcacgcagACAGCACAATTCCGCGTGCGCGTAAAGAAGACAAGGAGAGCTGTAGCAACAGCCATGCCAGCGCCAAGTGCGCGCAACCACCGTATACacgtcgcagcggcggcggcagcagcgctgatgGTGATGATTCGGCGCCTGACAAGCGCGCTGACGGGAAGGACAATGgcgaagaagacgaggaAGATTTCGTGGTGGATGAGCTGGATCTGTACTGCAGCACCCCGGCGCTCCTGTATCAGAGCCCGGTGGCCGACATCACCTggagcgacgccgcagccgatCTTTACCGATCCTCAGCAAAGGCAGCCGTATCGGCCGCGCCACCGGCTGGGCGAAGAGCCGTCGCTGCATTGTCCTCAGCCTGTGCGCCTTCATCCTCAGCATCGTCGACGGTGTCTTGCAAACCTTGCGGACGAGACACCCCAGTCGATGAGAGCCATCATCGAGACGGGGACGGGCCGTCAGGCGAGCCGAGCGTTGTCAGTGGTGAGGAAGGCAGTGAAGCAGGTGACCGCCGTGTCGCCGGAGCGCCGTCGCACCCGCAAACAGCGGCCTCCGCGTACCTacgcggcgccgacgacgctgGACCGACTGCCAGTTTTGGGGGGCgtgacgccgcggcgccaacCGTAAGCAGCAGCCGTGACAACGGTGCAAGCAGCGGGCagagcgacggcgtcgccggaCAAGCACGCGCGTCTGTCGAGGCCAAGGCGAAGCGATCTGCTAAGCGTGACAACTACGGAGCCAACGCTGACGCGGATGTGTGCTCGCCGACACCGTCTCCGTCACGGCCTGCCTCCGCGCGTGTGTCCTCCTCATCATCCACACGACGACAAGGGTGGAGTGTTAACAGTGAccacggcagaggcggtggcaaGCATGGCGCCGGCGATCACGGGGGTTCAGGTGGAGTTGCATCGATGAGCCAAGGAGTGGCAGCGAAGTCCACTCCGACCGCCACCGTCGATGCCCAAGCGCTGTCgacgcctctgctgcgcttGTCCGCGGCAGTAACAACGGCAACGTTACCGCCAGTACGACAAGCCTCAGAGGCGGAGGCTGGTCCATAcatgccgccgctgatggaTGAGTTCGACGGCGAACTCCTTCAGCTGATCAAGGCGTACTACACGCGCAAGCAGtcgacggctgcagcagccacccCATTGTATCCGTTACCGCCGCCacacgctgcggcgtcgtcgtcgtcgacgttCCCGTCGACTTACTGCGCAGGCCACGCCCTCAATCGCATGCAAAgtgggtgcagcagcgggagcgcgggcggcagcggtggcagcagacTCGCGGAAACCGCGGCAGTGGCCGAGAAGCGAGAAAGTGGCAGTGGCTCGGACGCACTGCATAATTTGCGCCGCCCGCTCCTGTCGGCTGATGACCGGCATGCGTCGTCTGGTCTTCTGCGGGACCCCTTTGCTGCTCCCCACGCCGCTggaacagcagcggtgcgtgaTAAGGCCAGTGAAAGAGGACCGCAAGAGCTCAGGGGGCGCCATCCCGGCGACCCACCTTCCTCGTACGTGATCGGCCCCTCTGACGACGCTGCTCGAGActcagctgccgcggctgggcTGAGGCCCGGGGAGGACGTGCTCCACCGGCCCCCTTGCAGGGGTATGAGCCGCGTTTGTGTTCACGGTGACAGCACTTGCGTGAgcttcggtgcagcagcagcgacggtaGCAGCGGCCAGCTTttcccagcagcagcacccctcCACAACGGCTGCCACCTTGTACAATCCTATGACACTCGGTGAGGCAGGCAGGGGACAGCACcgagccgcagcggcgaatGGGGCCGCCATCCTCGCCGAAGGCGCGGCAACCTTGCACCACCAAActcgcagcggcaccaatatcagtggaggcggcggagctggtggtgcgctcagcggcggcatcacCAGCGGCCTCAGCGCTCTCTCCAGTCTGCCGTCCTATAGCTCCACCTCCTTTGTGCGCGCCTACGTCTCCGACATGAGCCTCAGCCTCCAGCCCGCCATCATCGTgtcggcgctgacggcggccTTCAACATTATTGTTGTGTActtcctccagcagcacgtgCTCGACACCCGTGATCATCTCGGCCTCTTCCTGATCGGCAGCTACATGACCTTTGCCTCGTACTACATGATCTACTACTTCCTCGAGCGATTCTCCGACTCGTTTCGCCGCATCGCGTCGCAGGATAAGAAGTTCTACATCATCGGCAACCTCATCAAGGCGGGCATCCTCATCTCCATCACGCCAttcgcgtgcgtgcaccTCGTCAAGATCATCGTCTTCGAGGAGTGGGAGAGCAACATCCTGCGCAATCTTGGCTGCATCTACGCGATCCCCGACTTTATATCCATGGTCATTGTGCGGCGCATGCGGTGGTCAACATGGGTCCATCACGCCTGCGTCGTGCTCTTCAACTACTTCAGCATCATGAACAACTACCAGCACGAGAACGTGTgtcgctgcgtcgtcgtctaCGCGGCCTTCTCGTCCTTTGCCTACTGTGTGAATGTGCTCTTGGCCTCCCGCTTCCTCGGCGTCTCAGTGAACGTGGCGCGGGTACTGTCGTTCGTGGCGCTCGTCGTCTACGCCCTCTGCTGCGCAGTGAACTGGGCCTGGCAGGTGTACtacctgcgccgcctcctcatcaGCGGCCACGATCACTGGACCGTGTATGTGTACATGCTCCTCATCTCCCTCGTCATGTGGGATGATATTGTGCTGAACAGTTGGTTGCTGCACCATGCGCGCAACAACGCCTACGTCGCTtcgcagcacctgcagcagcagcagcagcgcacccgccagcagcagcaacagccgtcgccggcgtcaTCGCGGTTGACCTCGGCGCGCGTGTCACAGCGTCCCAGCCCGCTGTACCGTAGCCAGGACACGCGCGCCGTCTACatggcaccgccgctgccgcccactGGGCTGCCCCCGCGTGCACCCTAA